From the genome of Pseudomonas cavernicola:
TGCAAAACAGCCTGAAAGAACGCGCAGAGGCCAACCTCAATCTGGCCATGCTGTATCAAAACACCGGTCGCATAACGCTGGCCGAGCCTGCGCTGCGCGATGCACTGCTGCGTAACCCGGACTTCCTGCCGGCGGTCGTTACTCTGGTTCAACTGCTGGACGCTCAGGGCCGCACCAATGAAGCGCGTCAGCTGCTGGAAGAAAACCTGGCCCGGCATCCAGACGCCGCCTTGCTGCAACACACCCAAGGCCTCGCCCTGGTTCGCCGTGGCGAGCCTGACAAGGCCCTGCTAGCCCTACGCAAAGCCGCCCAACTGGCCCCCGAGAACCCGCAGTTCAGCTTCGTGTTGGCCATCGCGCTACATGACAGCGGGCAGCAAGAGGCAGCCCGCAAACAGTTGGAAGACTTGCTCAAACGCCAGCCGACCAACCGCAACGCACGCTTGGCGCTGATCAGCTACTGGCATGAGGCAGGGCAGATGCAGGAGGTTCAGGTGCTACAGGCTGAGCTTGAGCAACAAAACCCGGATGATCCAGAGCTGCAACAAACCCGCTGAAAATCGTCGCAGGCAAGCCTGATGTTGGCGGCTTAATGCCTATCTGTAGGGTGCGTCACCCAAACGGGCGCACTCTACAGATGATCGGCAAGACCCAACCAACAGCAAGCGCTCACGATAGTTGCCCGGCGCACAGCCAAACCAACGCTGACAAGCGCGGGCGAAGCTCTGCACGTCGCCATAACCCAGGCGATCGGAGATTTCCGCCAAGCCCAGTTGCTGTTCGGCCAACAGATCCTCGGCGTAATAGCGACGGTATTCGTCGAGCATTTCCGAAAAACTCCAGCCCAACGCCTTGAGGCGACGCGCCGCGGTGCGCTCAATCAGGTGCTGGGTGCTGCAGAAGTCACTCAGCGCCGGGCCTTGCGCCAGATGGCTGCAGATATAGTCGGCGACCTCGTCGAGCAGGCTGCGCTGGCTGTGTGCACGCGACTGCTCCAACAGCGTGACCAGTGTTTCCTCTAGCACTTGGTTACCCGCGGTCAGCGGCAGGCTGAATAGCGCCGGATCGAGATGCACTGCGAGACAGGGCTGCCCCCAATGCACAGGTACGTGCAGCACTTCGGTGTAAGGCCTGCAGTCTGCTGGCTGCGCCTGCGGCAATGACACGGCGAAAATCGGATCGTGCTCCACGCCGCTGGCAATGAACTTGCGGCGGATCAGCCCGCAAATACCGATCAAGGTGTAGTCCGCGCTCTGTACGCCGGAGCGTAACGTGCCCGGCTCCACCAACCGCAGCTGGATACTCCCGCCGGCATGCAGCACCTCGGCGCGCAGGTGACCGTTGAAAAAGGGGAAGTGTTCGCAGAAATATCCGCAGGCGCTTTCTAGCGT
Proteins encoded in this window:
- a CDS encoding helix-turn-helix domain-containing protein codes for the protein MTKNDQPVLANAFYTPTILPAIEELLARGIALERIEGELRRSTFELRTPFSRAPLFLSRRFWALALETSGDPMLGLLAGRRFTSTLTNGLTYLFDAAGTLESACGYFCEHFPFFNGHLRAEVLHAGGSIQLRLVEPGTLRSGVQSADYTLIGICGLIRRKFIASGVEHDPIFAVSLPQAQPADCRPYTEVLHVPVHWGQPCLAVHLDPALFSLPLTAGNQVLEETLVTLLEQSRAHSQRSLLDEVADYICSHLAQGPALSDFCSTQHLIERTAARRLKALGWSFSEMLDEYRRYYAEDLLAEQQLGLAEISDRLGYGDVQSFARACQRWFGCAPGNYRERLLLVGSCRSSVECARLGDAPYR